One window of Chionomys nivalis chromosome 18, mChiNiv1.1, whole genome shotgun sequence genomic DNA carries:
- the Neurog2 gene encoding neurogenin-2, producing the protein MFVKSETLELKEEEEVLMLLGSASPASATLTPTSSSADEEEDEELRRPGAVLGQRGAEPGQGVQGSPASSAGGCRPPRMLGLVHECKRRPSRARAVSRGAKTAETVQRIKKTRRLKANNRERNRMHNLNAALDALREVLPTFPEDAKLTKIETLRFAHNYIWALTETLRLADHCAGAGGLQGALFSEAVLLSPGAGLSASGDSPSPSSSSWSCTNSPASSSASSTSTSPYSCTLSPASPGSDVDYWQPPPPDKHRYAPHLPVARDCI; encoded by the coding sequence ATGTTCGTCAAATCCGAGACTCTGGAgttgaaggaggaagaggaggtgctGATGCTGCTGGGCTCGGCTTCCCCGGCCTCGGCGACCCTGACTCCGACGTCCTCCAGTGCggacgaggaggaggacgaggagctGCGGCGGCCTGGCGCCGTGCTTGGGCAACGTGGGGCGGAACCCGGGCAGGGGGTGCAGGGCAGTCCGGCGTCGAGTGCTGGGGGTTGCCGACCACCGCGGATGCTGGGCTTGGTGCATGAGTGCAAGCGGCGCCCCTCGCGCGCCCGGGCCGTCTCCCGGGGAGCCAAGACGGCGGAGACAGTGCAGCGCATCAAGAAGACCCGCAGGCTGAAGGCCAACAACCGCGAGCGCAACCGCATGCACAACCTGAACGCGGCGCTGGACGCGCTGCGGGAGGTGCTGCCCACCTTTCCGGAGGATGCCAAGCTCACCAAGATCGAGACGCTCCGCTTCGCCCACAATTACATCTGGGCGCTCACCGAGACCCTGCGCCTGGCGGACCACTGCGCAGGCGCCGGTGGCCTCCAGGGGGCGCTCTTCTCCGAGGCGGTGCTGTTGAGCCCCGGAGCCGGGCTCAGCGCCAGCGGGGACAGCCCttcgccctcctcctcctcctggagcTGCACCAACAGCCCTGCGTCGTCCTCCGCGTCCTCCACCTCCACGTCCCCATACAGCTGCACTTTGTCGCCCGCCAGCCCCGGGTCAGATGTGGACTACTGGCAGCCCCCACCTCCGGATAAGCATCGTTATGCACCTCACCTGCCCGTCGCCAGGGACTGTATCTAG